Proteins encoded within one genomic window of Bos indicus x Bos taurus breed Angus x Brahman F1 hybrid chromosome 18, Bos_hybrid_MaternalHap_v2.0, whole genome shotgun sequence:
- the LOC113875958 gene encoding leukocyte immunoglobulin-like receptor subfamily A member 5 isoform X2: MSMVPPSLLCLGLCLSQSTWAQKGNLPPPRITALPGSTVPAKSPVTLLCQGPKQAEGYRISKVGSPEPMYEEEQITSRKTNALNFTEVTTDKTGLYHCSYQRGGRWSQFSDPLQLVITGAYDKPSLSSMAGTVVAPGENVKLQCFSKINHDVFILTKEDGDPITQNQSSVPQDRGRQTIFLLNPVSSTQAGTYRCYGAFRENPYVWSQPSDPLQLQVEAPTAWHPSVETQVRLSLAALLLLVMVILLAEAWCSRGGGR; the protein is encoded by the exons ATGTCCATGGTTCCTCCGTCGCTGCTCTGTCTTG GGTTGTGTCTGAGCCAGAGCACTTGGGCACAGAAGG GAAATCTCCCCCCGCCTCGTATCACAGCTCTGCCTGGATCCACAGTTCCAGCTAAGAGTCCTGTGACCCTCCTGTGTCAAGGACCTAAACAAGCTGAGGGGTACAGGATATCAAAGGTGGGAAGCCCTGAGCCCATGTACGAAGAGGAACAGATCACGTCCAGAAAGACCAACGCTTTGAATTTCacagaggttacaacagacaagacAGGGCTGTACCACTGCTCCTATCAGAGAGGAGGCCGCTGGTCCCAGTTCAGTGACCCCCTGCAGCTGGTGATAACTG gAGCTTATGACAAGCCCTCCCTCTCCAGCATGGCTGGCACAGTGGTGGCTCCAGGGGAGAATGTGAAGTTGCAGTGTTTCTCCAAAATCAACCATGATGTATTTatcctcaccaaagaagatggaGATCCTATCACCCAGAACCAAAGCTCCGTCCCCCAGGACAGAGGACGCCAGACCATCTTCCTCTTGAATCCAGTCTCCTCCACACAGGCGGGGACCTACAGATGCTACGGTGCCTTCCGCGAAAACCCCTACGTGTGGTCTCAGCCCAGTGACCCACTGCAGCTTCAGGTCGAAG CGCCTACGGCTTGGCATCCTTCCGTGGAGACTCAAGTCCGCCTGAGCCTGGCTGCCCTGCTTCTCCTGGTCATGGTCATCCTGTTGGCTGAAGCCTGGTGCAGCCGGGGAGGGGGGAGGTAG
- the LOC113875958 gene encoding leukocyte immunoglobulin-like receptor subfamily A member 5 isoform X1 translates to MSMVPPSLLCLGLCLSQSTWAQKGNLPPPRITALPGSTVPAKSPVTLLCQGPKQAEGYRISKVGSPEPMYEEEQITSRKTNALNFTEVTTDKTGLYHCSYQRGGRWSQFSDPLQLVITGAYDKPSLSSMAGTVVAPGENVKLQCFSKINHDVFILTKEDGDPITQNQSSVPQDRGRQTIFLLNPVSSTQAGTYRCYGAFRENPYVWSQPSDPLQLQVEGTTDSPSLTQPRHSTAPTAWHPSVETQVRLSLAALLLLVMVILLAEAWCSRGGGR, encoded by the exons ATGTCCATGGTTCCTCCGTCGCTGCTCTGTCTTG GGTTGTGTCTGAGCCAGAGCACTTGGGCACAGAAGG GAAATCTCCCCCCGCCTCGTATCACAGCTCTGCCTGGATCCACAGTTCCAGCTAAGAGTCCTGTGACCCTCCTGTGTCAAGGACCTAAACAAGCTGAGGGGTACAGGATATCAAAGGTGGGAAGCCCTGAGCCCATGTACGAAGAGGAACAGATCACGTCCAGAAAGACCAACGCTTTGAATTTCacagaggttacaacagacaagacAGGGCTGTACCACTGCTCCTATCAGAGAGGAGGCCGCTGGTCCCAGTTCAGTGACCCCCTGCAGCTGGTGATAACTG gAGCTTATGACAAGCCCTCCCTCTCCAGCATGGCTGGCACAGTGGTGGCTCCAGGGGAGAATGTGAAGTTGCAGTGTTTCTCCAAAATCAACCATGATGTATTTatcctcaccaaagaagatggaGATCCTATCACCCAGAACCAAAGCTCCGTCCCCCAGGACAGAGGACGCCAGACCATCTTCCTCTTGAATCCAGTCTCCTCCACACAGGCGGGGACCTACAGATGCTACGGTGCCTTCCGCGAAAACCCCTACGTGTGGTCTCAGCCCAGTGACCCACTGCAGCTTCAGGTCGAAG GAACTACTGACTCTCCCAGCCTCACACAGCCCAGACATTCAACTG CGCCTACGGCTTGGCATCCTTCCGTGGAGACTCAAGTCCGCCTGAGCCTGGCTGCCCTGCTTCTCCTGGTCATGGTCATCCTGTTGGCTGAAGCCTGGTGCAGCCGGGGAGGGGGGAGGTAG